From a region of the Syngnathus scovelli strain Florida chromosome 19, RoL_Ssco_1.2, whole genome shotgun sequence genome:
- the hycc1 gene encoding hyccin isoform X3, with translation MLAMDQGVVEEWLSEYKTLPDSAVSAYAASLKDKGALVPALYKVIRENYSEVWSLLEPVCHQLFEFYRSGEPQLQRFTLQFLPELLWSLLSVSAARDPHTSGCIEALLLGIYNLEIVDKDGQSKVLSFTVPSLSKPSVYHEPSTIGSMALTEGALANHGLSRVVYSGPLLQRENFTAQNRFEVLTFLLLCYNAALSYMSSTSLQSLCQISSRVCICGYPRQQIRRYKGISTRMTVTSEFLVQLLTGIHYALCNGEAELGSKALDDVLYRAQLELFPEALLVGNAIKSTQQGAALKSNTKEGARSIQVEITPTASRISRNAVTSLSIRGHRWKRHAESPEVSVDSEAAPGGVAIPDISVTGVSSERMPNGESLRARSYPDGETLGGASDVSPEPRSHESSTRGQEVRRQKSVRRMLENESSGSASIGRSQH, from the exons ATGTTGGCTATGGACCAAGGAGTGGTGGAGGAATGGCTGTCAGAATATaag ACCTTGCCTGACAGCGCCGTGTCAGCCTATGCTGCATCACTTAAAGACAAAGGTGCCCTTGTCCCGGCACTCTACAAAGTCATCCGGGAGAATTACAGTGAAGTATGGAGC CTGCTGGAGCCAGTGTGTCACCAGTTATTTGAGTTTTATCGGAGCGGTGAGCCGCAGCTGCAGCGGTTCACTCTTCAGTTCCTTCCGGAGCTCCTGTGGAGCCTTCTGTCCGTCAGCGCGGCTAGAGACCCGCACACCTCGGGCTGCATCGAGGCCCTTCTGCTGGGCATTTACAATTTG gaaaTAGTTGATAAAGATGGGCAGAGTAAAGTATTATCCTTCACTGTTCCATCCCTCTCCAAACCCTCGGTGTATCACGAG ccgTCCACCATCGGCTCCATGGcgctgacggaaggagcactcgCTAATCATGGCTTGAGCAGGGTGGTGTACAGTGGGCCGCTCCTCCAGAGAGAAAATTTTACCGCACAAAACAG ATTTGAGGTGCTGACCTTCTTGTTGCTGTGCTACAACGCTGCTCTGAGCTACATGAGCTCCACTTCCCTCCAGTCCCTCTGTCAGATCAGCTCCAG AGTGTGTATATGCGGTTACCCGCGGCAACAGATACGGCGCTATAAAGGTATTAGCACACGGATGACGGTTACGTCAGAGTTCTTGGTTCAGCTCCTCACAGGGATACACTACGCATT GTGTAACGGAGAAGCGGAACTCGGATCCAAAGCTTTGGATGACGTCCTGTATCGGGCCCAGCTCGAGTTGTTCCCGGAAGCGCTCTTG GTGGGCAACGCCATCAAGTCGACGCAGCAGGGCGCGGCTCTGAAAAGCAACACCAAGGAGGGTGCACGTAGCATCCAGGTGGAGATCACACCCACCGCTTCCAGGATCTCTCGGAATGCTGTCACCTCGCTCTCCATCAGGGGGCACCGCTGGAAACGACACG CAGAGTCCCCGGAGGTGAGTGTAGACAGTGAGGCCGCGCCGGGGGGCGTGGCCATCCCCGATATCAGTGTGACGGGGGTGAGCAGcgagcgaatgcccaacggagaaTCCCTGCGAGCGCGCTCCTACCCGGACGGCGAAACTTTGGGAGGTGCCTCCGATGTCAGCCCGGAACCCCGAAGTCATGAGTCCAGCACGCGGGGGCAGGAGGTCAGGAGGCAGAAGTCTGTGAGGCGAATGCTGGAAAATGAGAGTTCTGGGTCGGCCTCCATAGGGAGGAGCCAGCACTAA
- the hycc1 gene encoding hyccin isoform X2 codes for MLAMDQGVVEEWLSEYKTLPDSAVSAYAASLKDKGALVPALYKVIRENYSELLEPVCHQLFEFYRSGEPQLQRFTLQFLPELLWSLLSVSAARDPHTSGCIEALLLGIYNLEIVDKDGQSKVLSFTVPSLSKPSVYHEPSTIGSMALTEGALANHGLSRVVYSGPLLQRENFTAQNRFEVLTFLLLCYNAALSYMSSTSLQSLCQISSRVCICGYPRQQIRRYKGISTRMTVTSEFLVQLLTGIHYALCNGEAELGSKALDDVLYRAQLELFPEALLVGNAIKSTQQGAALKSNTKEGARSIQVEITPTASRISRNAVTSLSIRGHRWKRHDAVDLGSPDELMDISEADEGGMAPDTNPPTIIISNSVTTLNLGAKAIKKYRLGGRSSKDKESSPLPIGRAASESVETSVKRLTLTSSQSVPKAGALTSLTRTASAVFSRSFEQVAAGTTPPPGNHTAPESYSCSLQEEGTAYLNHTQRSPSISVHLGSDL; via the exons ATGTTGGCTATGGACCAAGGAGTGGTGGAGGAATGGCTGTCAGAATATaag ACCTTGCCTGACAGCGCCGTGTCAGCCTATGCTGCATCACTTAAAGACAAAGGTGCCCTTGTCCCGGCACTCTACAAAGTCATCCGGGAGAATTACAGTGAA CTGCTGGAGCCAGTGTGTCACCAGTTATTTGAGTTTTATCGGAGCGGTGAGCCGCAGCTGCAGCGGTTCACTCTTCAGTTCCTTCCGGAGCTCCTGTGGAGCCTTCTGTCCGTCAGCGCGGCTAGAGACCCGCACACCTCGGGCTGCATCGAGGCCCTTCTGCTGGGCATTTACAATTTG gaaaTAGTTGATAAAGATGGGCAGAGTAAAGTATTATCCTTCACTGTTCCATCCCTCTCCAAACCCTCGGTGTATCACGAG ccgTCCACCATCGGCTCCATGGcgctgacggaaggagcactcgCTAATCATGGCTTGAGCAGGGTGGTGTACAGTGGGCCGCTCCTCCAGAGAGAAAATTTTACCGCACAAAACAG ATTTGAGGTGCTGACCTTCTTGTTGCTGTGCTACAACGCTGCTCTGAGCTACATGAGCTCCACTTCCCTCCAGTCCCTCTGTCAGATCAGCTCCAG AGTGTGTATATGCGGTTACCCGCGGCAACAGATACGGCGCTATAAAGGTATTAGCACACGGATGACGGTTACGTCAGAGTTCTTGGTTCAGCTCCTCACAGGGATACACTACGCATT GTGTAACGGAGAAGCGGAACTCGGATCCAAAGCTTTGGATGACGTCCTGTATCGGGCCCAGCTCGAGTTGTTCCCGGAAGCGCTCTTG GTGGGCAACGCCATCAAGTCGACGCAGCAGGGCGCGGCTCTGAAAAGCAACACCAAGGAGGGTGCACGTAGCATCCAGGTGGAGATCACACCCACCGCTTCCAGGATCTCTCGGAATGCTGTCACCTCGCTCTCCATCAGGGGGCACCGCTGGAAACGACACG ACGCAGTGGATCTGGGTTCCCCGGATGAGCTGATGGATATTTCGGAGGCGGACGAAGGCGGGATGGCGCCTGACACAAACCCacccaccatcatcatcagcaatAGCGTGACCACGTTAAACCTGGGGGCAAAGGCGATCAAGAAGTACCGTCTGGGCGGGCGCAGCAGCAAGGACAAAGAATCCAGCCCGCTCCCGATCGGTCGAGCGGCTAGCGAGAGCGTGGAGACGTCCGTCAAACGTCTCACGCTCACTTCGAGCCAGTCTGTGCCCAAAGCAGGAGCTCTCACCAGCTTGACCCGCACTGCCAGCGCCGTGTTCTCTCGCTCTTTTGAGCAGGTAGCCGCCGGTACCACCCCACCCCctggcaaccacactgccccagAATCATATTCTTGCAGCCTGCAGGAGGAAGGGACGGCCTATTTAAACCACACGCAACGTTCGCCGAGTATCAGCGTGCACCTTGGCTCGGACCTTTGA
- the hycc1 gene encoding hyccin isoform X1, protein MLAMDQGVVEEWLSEYKTLPDSAVSAYAASLKDKGALVPALYKVIRENYSEVWSLLEPVCHQLFEFYRSGEPQLQRFTLQFLPELLWSLLSVSAARDPHTSGCIEALLLGIYNLEIVDKDGQSKVLSFTVPSLSKPSVYHEPSTIGSMALTEGALANHGLSRVVYSGPLLQRENFTAQNRFEVLTFLLLCYNAALSYMSSTSLQSLCQISSRVCICGYPRQQIRRYKGISTRMTVTSEFLVQLLTGIHYALCNGEAELGSKALDDVLYRAQLELFPEALLVGNAIKSTQQGAALKSNTKEGARSIQVEITPTASRISRNAVTSLSIRGHRWKRHDAVDLGSPDELMDISEADEGGMAPDTNPPTIIISNSVTTLNLGAKAIKKYRLGGRSSKDKESSPLPIGRAASESVETSVKRLTLTSSQSVPKAGALTSLTRTASAVFSRSFEQVAAGTTPPPGNHTAPESYSCSLQEEGTAYLNHTQRSPSISVHLGSDL, encoded by the exons ATGTTGGCTATGGACCAAGGAGTGGTGGAGGAATGGCTGTCAGAATATaag ACCTTGCCTGACAGCGCCGTGTCAGCCTATGCTGCATCACTTAAAGACAAAGGTGCCCTTGTCCCGGCACTCTACAAAGTCATCCGGGAGAATTACAGTGAAGTATGGAGC CTGCTGGAGCCAGTGTGTCACCAGTTATTTGAGTTTTATCGGAGCGGTGAGCCGCAGCTGCAGCGGTTCACTCTTCAGTTCCTTCCGGAGCTCCTGTGGAGCCTTCTGTCCGTCAGCGCGGCTAGAGACCCGCACACCTCGGGCTGCATCGAGGCCCTTCTGCTGGGCATTTACAATTTG gaaaTAGTTGATAAAGATGGGCAGAGTAAAGTATTATCCTTCACTGTTCCATCCCTCTCCAAACCCTCGGTGTATCACGAG ccgTCCACCATCGGCTCCATGGcgctgacggaaggagcactcgCTAATCATGGCTTGAGCAGGGTGGTGTACAGTGGGCCGCTCCTCCAGAGAGAAAATTTTACCGCACAAAACAG ATTTGAGGTGCTGACCTTCTTGTTGCTGTGCTACAACGCTGCTCTGAGCTACATGAGCTCCACTTCCCTCCAGTCCCTCTGTCAGATCAGCTCCAG AGTGTGTATATGCGGTTACCCGCGGCAACAGATACGGCGCTATAAAGGTATTAGCACACGGATGACGGTTACGTCAGAGTTCTTGGTTCAGCTCCTCACAGGGATACACTACGCATT GTGTAACGGAGAAGCGGAACTCGGATCCAAAGCTTTGGATGACGTCCTGTATCGGGCCCAGCTCGAGTTGTTCCCGGAAGCGCTCTTG GTGGGCAACGCCATCAAGTCGACGCAGCAGGGCGCGGCTCTGAAAAGCAACACCAAGGAGGGTGCACGTAGCATCCAGGTGGAGATCACACCCACCGCTTCCAGGATCTCTCGGAATGCTGTCACCTCGCTCTCCATCAGGGGGCACCGCTGGAAACGACACG ACGCAGTGGATCTGGGTTCCCCGGATGAGCTGATGGATATTTCGGAGGCGGACGAAGGCGGGATGGCGCCTGACACAAACCCacccaccatcatcatcagcaatAGCGTGACCACGTTAAACCTGGGGGCAAAGGCGATCAAGAAGTACCGTCTGGGCGGGCGCAGCAGCAAGGACAAAGAATCCAGCCCGCTCCCGATCGGTCGAGCGGCTAGCGAGAGCGTGGAGACGTCCGTCAAACGTCTCACGCTCACTTCGAGCCAGTCTGTGCCCAAAGCAGGAGCTCTCACCAGCTTGACCCGCACTGCCAGCGCCGTGTTCTCTCGCTCTTTTGAGCAGGTAGCCGCCGGTACCACCCCACCCCctggcaaccacactgccccagAATCATATTCTTGCAGCCTGCAGGAGGAAGGGACGGCCTATTTAAACCACACGCAACGTTCGCCGAGTATCAGCGTGCACCTTGGCTCGGACCTTTGA
- the si:ch73-345f18.3 gene encoding uncharacterized protein si:ch73-345f18.3 — translation MLRCLCTCCFPKENSDNERQPLLRPSPTESNGAESARLTRPVNVDAQHTGRLVMRRVCVPEPDLRFSDVAETFNELQERYESMVRHIRNLQKNCGCTHNDHLTISECVGKIREENRDKFKVSLKMKGYDFSLSVDPVDSDGALIPPTLRLAQEDLKCASENSKAAISKGAILQELIGWLLRSKDKIAEQVKKVAETYQEQGRLNENLEKNMKEVSRAKELSLKYRQHAEEVLTQAAQIAGVPL, via the exons ATGCTCCGTTGCCTCTGCACTTGCTGTTTCCCAAAAGAAAACTCCGACAACGAG AGGCAGCCTCTCCTGCGGCCCAGTCCAACTGAATCAAATGGAGCTGAATCTGCTCGACTAACACGACCAGTAAACGTGG ATGCACAACACACAGGCAGACTGGTCATGAGGCGAGTATGCGTGCCAGAACCAGATTTGAGGTTTTCCGATGTAGCTGAGACCTTCAATGAGTTGCAGGAACGTTATGAGTCCATGGTTCGACACATCAGAAACCTGCAGAAGAATTGCGGCTGCACACACAATGACCATCTGACTATATCGGAATGTGTGGGCAAGATCAGAGAAGAAAACC GAGACAAATTCAAGGTCTCACTAAAGATGAAGGGATACGACTTCTCTCTATCTGTGGATCCCGTGGATTCAGACGGAGCCTTGATTCCTCCCACTCTGCGGTTAGCTCAAGAAGATCTGAAGTGTGCTTCTGAGAACAGCAAGGCTGCCATATCTAAAGGTGCCATCCTTCAAGAGCTGATTGGATGGCTACTCCGGAGCAAGGATAAAATTGCTGAACAGGTGAAGAAGGTCGCAGAGACTTACCAGGAGCAAGGAAGACTTAATGAGAACCTGGAAAAGAACATGAAGGAAGTGAGTAGGGCGAAGGAGTTGTCATTGAAATATCGACAACACGCTGAAGAGGTCCTTACCCAAGCAGCTCAGATAGCTGGTGTTCCTCTGTGA
- the hycc1 gene encoding hyccin isoform X5 produces MLAMDQGVVEEWLSEYKTLPDSAVSAYAASLKDKGALVPALYKVIRENYSELLEPVCHQLFEFYRSGEPQLQRFTLQFLPELLWSLLSVSAARDPHTSGCIEALLLGIYNLEIVDKDGQSKVLSFTVPSLSKPSVYHEPSTIGSMALTEGALANHGLSRVVYSGPLLQRENFTAQNRFEVLTFLLLCYNAALSYMSSTSLQSLCQISSRVCICGYPRQQIRRYKGISTRMTVTSEFLVQLLTGIHYALCNGEAELGSKALDDVLYRAQLELFPEALLVGNAIKSTQQGAALKSNTKEGARSIQVEITPTASRISRNAVTSLSIRGHRWKRHESPEVSVDSEAAPGGVAIPDISVTGVSSERMPNGESLRARSYPDGETLGGASDVSPEPRSHESSTRGQEVRRQKSVRRMLENESSGSASIGRSQH; encoded by the exons ATGTTGGCTATGGACCAAGGAGTGGTGGAGGAATGGCTGTCAGAATATaag ACCTTGCCTGACAGCGCCGTGTCAGCCTATGCTGCATCACTTAAAGACAAAGGTGCCCTTGTCCCGGCACTCTACAAAGTCATCCGGGAGAATTACAGTGAA CTGCTGGAGCCAGTGTGTCACCAGTTATTTGAGTTTTATCGGAGCGGTGAGCCGCAGCTGCAGCGGTTCACTCTTCAGTTCCTTCCGGAGCTCCTGTGGAGCCTTCTGTCCGTCAGCGCGGCTAGAGACCCGCACACCTCGGGCTGCATCGAGGCCCTTCTGCTGGGCATTTACAATTTG gaaaTAGTTGATAAAGATGGGCAGAGTAAAGTATTATCCTTCACTGTTCCATCCCTCTCCAAACCCTCGGTGTATCACGAG ccgTCCACCATCGGCTCCATGGcgctgacggaaggagcactcgCTAATCATGGCTTGAGCAGGGTGGTGTACAGTGGGCCGCTCCTCCAGAGAGAAAATTTTACCGCACAAAACAG ATTTGAGGTGCTGACCTTCTTGTTGCTGTGCTACAACGCTGCTCTGAGCTACATGAGCTCCACTTCCCTCCAGTCCCTCTGTCAGATCAGCTCCAG AGTGTGTATATGCGGTTACCCGCGGCAACAGATACGGCGCTATAAAGGTATTAGCACACGGATGACGGTTACGTCAGAGTTCTTGGTTCAGCTCCTCACAGGGATACACTACGCATT GTGTAACGGAGAAGCGGAACTCGGATCCAAAGCTTTGGATGACGTCCTGTATCGGGCCCAGCTCGAGTTGTTCCCGGAAGCGCTCTTG GTGGGCAACGCCATCAAGTCGACGCAGCAGGGCGCGGCTCTGAAAAGCAACACCAAGGAGGGTGCACGTAGCATCCAGGTGGAGATCACACCCACCGCTTCCAGGATCTCTCGGAATGCTGTCACCTCGCTCTCCATCAGGGGGCACCGCTGGAAACGACACG AGTCCCCGGAGGTGAGTGTAGACAGTGAGGCCGCGCCGGGGGGCGTGGCCATCCCCGATATCAGTGTGACGGGGGTGAGCAGcgagcgaatgcccaacggagaaTCCCTGCGAGCGCGCTCCTACCCGGACGGCGAAACTTTGGGAGGTGCCTCCGATGTCAGCCCGGAACCCCGAAGTCATGAGTCCAGCACGCGGGGGCAGGAGGTCAGGAGGCAGAAGTCTGTGAGGCGAATGCTGGAAAATGAGAGTTCTGGGTCGGCCTCCATAGGGAGGAGCCAGCACTAA
- the hycc1 gene encoding hyccin isoform X4, with the protein MLAMDQGVVEEWLSEYKTLPDSAVSAYAASLKDKGALVPALYKVIRENYSEVWSLLEPVCHQLFEFYRSGEPQLQRFTLQFLPELLWSLLSVSAARDPHTSGCIEALLLGIYNLEIVDKDGQSKVLSFTVPSLSKPSVYHEPSTIGSMALTEGALANHGLSRVVYSGPLLQRENFTAQNRFEVLTFLLLCYNAALSYMSSTSLQSLCQISSRVCICGYPRQQIRRYKGISTRMTVTSEFLVQLLTGIHYALCNGEAELGSKALDDVLYRAQLELFPEALLVGNAIKSTQQGAALKSNTKEGARSIQVEITPTASRISRNAVTSLSIRGHRWKRHESPEVSVDSEAAPGGVAIPDISVTGVSSERMPNGESLRARSYPDGETLGGASDVSPEPRSHESSTRGQEVRRQKSVRRMLENESSGSASIGRSQH; encoded by the exons ATGTTGGCTATGGACCAAGGAGTGGTGGAGGAATGGCTGTCAGAATATaag ACCTTGCCTGACAGCGCCGTGTCAGCCTATGCTGCATCACTTAAAGACAAAGGTGCCCTTGTCCCGGCACTCTACAAAGTCATCCGGGAGAATTACAGTGAAGTATGGAGC CTGCTGGAGCCAGTGTGTCACCAGTTATTTGAGTTTTATCGGAGCGGTGAGCCGCAGCTGCAGCGGTTCACTCTTCAGTTCCTTCCGGAGCTCCTGTGGAGCCTTCTGTCCGTCAGCGCGGCTAGAGACCCGCACACCTCGGGCTGCATCGAGGCCCTTCTGCTGGGCATTTACAATTTG gaaaTAGTTGATAAAGATGGGCAGAGTAAAGTATTATCCTTCACTGTTCCATCCCTCTCCAAACCCTCGGTGTATCACGAG ccgTCCACCATCGGCTCCATGGcgctgacggaaggagcactcgCTAATCATGGCTTGAGCAGGGTGGTGTACAGTGGGCCGCTCCTCCAGAGAGAAAATTTTACCGCACAAAACAG ATTTGAGGTGCTGACCTTCTTGTTGCTGTGCTACAACGCTGCTCTGAGCTACATGAGCTCCACTTCCCTCCAGTCCCTCTGTCAGATCAGCTCCAG AGTGTGTATATGCGGTTACCCGCGGCAACAGATACGGCGCTATAAAGGTATTAGCACACGGATGACGGTTACGTCAGAGTTCTTGGTTCAGCTCCTCACAGGGATACACTACGCATT GTGTAACGGAGAAGCGGAACTCGGATCCAAAGCTTTGGATGACGTCCTGTATCGGGCCCAGCTCGAGTTGTTCCCGGAAGCGCTCTTG GTGGGCAACGCCATCAAGTCGACGCAGCAGGGCGCGGCTCTGAAAAGCAACACCAAGGAGGGTGCACGTAGCATCCAGGTGGAGATCACACCCACCGCTTCCAGGATCTCTCGGAATGCTGTCACCTCGCTCTCCATCAGGGGGCACCGCTGGAAACGACACG AGTCCCCGGAGGTGAGTGTAGACAGTGAGGCCGCGCCGGGGGGCGTGGCCATCCCCGATATCAGTGTGACGGGGGTGAGCAGcgagcgaatgcccaacggagaaTCCCTGCGAGCGCGCTCCTACCCGGACGGCGAAACTTTGGGAGGTGCCTCCGATGTCAGCCCGGAACCCCGAAGTCATGAGTCCAGCACGCGGGGGCAGGAGGTCAGGAGGCAGAAGTCTGTGAGGCGAATGCTGGAAAATGAGAGTTCTGGGTCGGCCTCCATAGGGAGGAGCCAGCACTAA